The following are encoded in a window of Chitinophagaceae bacterium genomic DNA:
- a CDS encoding Hsp20/alpha crystallin family protein, with protein sequence MTLVKVNNPINKSFDGLMNELFNDLPLTFGKALREDVLHFPPANIVEKKDLYQVELAVPGMDKTDFNVKLDERILTISAEKKTENSTETDKMIRREFGQKAFKRSFTIDERIDTANISAKYENGILTLELPKKEEVKNGSKEITIQ encoded by the coding sequence ATGACACTCGTAAAAGTTAACAACCCCATCAACAAATCCTTCGACGGATTAATGAACGAATTATTCAACGACCTGCCATTGACCTTTGGTAAGGCACTGAGGGAAGATGTGCTTCATTTTCCCCCGGCAAACATCGTTGAAAAAAAAGACCTCTACCAGGTTGAACTGGCCGTTCCGGGAATGGACAAAACAGATTTCAATGTAAAACTGGATGAGAGGATCCTGACCATCAGCGCGGAGAAGAAAACAGAGAACAGCACAGAAACGGATAAGATGATCCGCAGGGAATTCGGTCAGAAAGCTTTCAAACGCAGCTTTACCATTGACGAAAGAATTGATACCGCCAATATTTCGGCTAAGTACGAAAACGGTATTCTTACCCTGGAACTGCCCAAGAAAGAAGAAGTAAAGAATGGCAGCAAAGAAATAACGATCCAGTAA
- the rluF gene encoding 23S rRNA pseudouridine(2604) synthase RluF — translation MDTSLNKYISESGFCSRREADKYIEQLRVTINGVEALKGNRVKEGDIVLVDGEPIRKKKETVYLALNKPKGVTCTTDLKDKTNIIDYVNFKTRIFPIGRLDKRSEGLIFLTNDGDIVNKILRAGNRHEKEYIVTVDRPISPDFIQKMRGGVRILGTVTQKCFVKQEGSNRFRIILTQGLNRQIRRMCEVLGYNVETLKRTRIMSMTLGGLPPGKWRYFTAAEIGTINEMLKNSSKTAEGSEGMDE, via the coding sequence ATGGACACCAGCCTCAATAAATATATCAGCGAATCAGGTTTCTGCTCCCGCCGGGAAGCGGATAAGTATATTGAACAGTTGCGGGTAACCATCAATGGCGTGGAAGCGCTGAAAGGAAACCGGGTAAAGGAAGGCGATATTGTGCTGGTGGATGGCGAACCCATCCGCAAAAAGAAGGAAACCGTTTACCTGGCGCTTAATAAGCCCAAAGGCGTTACCTGTACCACCGACCTGAAGGATAAGACCAACATCATTGACTATGTAAATTTCAAGACCCGGATTTTTCCCATTGGCCGGCTGGATAAGCGTAGTGAGGGATTGATATTTTTGACCAATGACGGGGATATTGTCAATAAGATACTCCGTGCAGGCAACCGGCATGAAAAGGAATACATTGTCACTGTGGATAGGCCCATCAGCCCGGATTTTATCCAGAAAATGCGGGGCGGGGTCCGGATACTTGGAACAGTGACCCAAAAATGCTTTGTTAAGCAGGAGGGGTCCAACCGGTTCAGGATCATCCTCACCCAGGGACTGAACCGGCAGATCCGCCGCATGTGTGAGGTGCTGGGCTATAATGTAGAAACCCTCAAACGTACCCGTATCATGAGCATGACCCTGGGTGGATTACCACCCGGTAAATGGCGTTATTTTACCGCGGCTGAGATCGGAACCATCAATGAAATGCTTAAGAACTCCAGTAAAACGGCAGAGGGGAGTGAGGGGATGGATGAGTAA
- the rplT gene encoding 50S ribosomal protein L20, with translation MPRSVNAVASRARRKRILKAAKGFYGKRKNVYTVAKNVMEKGLTYSYVGRKLKKREYRTLWIARINAAVREQGMTYSEFINKLNTKKIDLNRKVLADLAMNEPETFKKLVESVK, from the coding sequence ATGCCACGTTCAGTAAATGCAGTAGCCAGCAGGGCCCGCCGCAAAAGAATATTAAAAGCTGCCAAAGGATTCTATGGCAAGCGTAAAAATGTATACACCGTTGCCAAAAACGTAATGGAAAAGGGCTTAACATACAGCTATGTTGGCCGTAAATTAAAAAAGCGTGAATACCGTACGTTGTGGATCGCACGTATCAACGCAGCCGTAAGGGAGCAGGGAATGACGTACAGCGAATTCATCAACAAATTGAACACTAAAAAGATCGATCTGAACCGCAAGGTACTGGCAGACCTGGCCATGAATGAGCCGGAAACATTTAAAAAACTGGTAGAGTCCGTAAAGTAA
- a CDS encoding TonB-dependent receptor, with product MKIISFTFLLLLCSFASFAQTKYTISGYIKDSLNGETLIGATITVKGQSKGISSNQYGFYSITLNEGNYTLVCSYIGYREKVIDLTLDKDQRLNFVVLPKAYQFEEVVVSSKKRDANVKNAQMGKFTLPMEQIKSIPAFLGEVDLLKTVQFLPGVRNAGEGSAGIYVRGGGPDQNLILLDDAPVYNTGHLFGFFSIFNADAIKNVSLIKGGMPAQYGGRLSSVLDVSMKEGNNQKLQVDAGLGVIASRLSIQGPLKKNRSSFILSGRRTYIDALVKPFVKKTSQFHGSGYYFYDLNAKVNYIFSEKDRLYLSGYFGRDVFDFENSKQSLKINIPWGNATGTLRWNHVYNQKLFGNATLVYNDYNFTFNAAQNSFEFKLASGIRDISLKQDFDLYTYTGHKLKFGGIYTYHKFTPSVVSGKQDSTVFKPNNAQVKYGHEAAVYLQDDWEVNERIKVNAGIRYSWFQQTGPYKIYTTDDNGNRTDSTVFGRGKGVKTYGGLEPRLTIRYALNDETSVKASVTRNLQYIHLVSNAGTTLPTDIWVPSTYRVKPQISWLYAAGLFKNFKDNMYETSVELYYKQMQNQIEYEEGYTPNSIDDTENSFTFGKGWSYGAEFFVNKTKGRLTGWVGYTLSWTWRKFPNLNFGNKYPAKYDRRNDMSIVAIYEISKKWRLSASFVFGSGNAATLPERFYIVDGILTQEYSKINEYRLPSYHRLDIAAIMTPKKNARRKWKTEWVFGVYNAYSRKNPYFIYFDQTGSPFNGTLDIQAKQVSLFPLIPSITWNVRF from the coding sequence ATGAAAATTATTTCGTTCACCTTCCTTTTGCTACTGTGTTCTTTTGCTTCGTTCGCACAAACCAAATATACCATCAGCGGTTACATAAAGGATTCGCTGAATGGTGAAACACTCATTGGCGCCACCATTACCGTAAAGGGACAGTCAAAGGGCATCAGCAGCAACCAGTACGGTTTTTATTCCATCACATTGAATGAAGGCAATTACACACTTGTCTGCAGCTACATCGGTTACCGGGAGAAAGTGATAGACCTTACACTGGATAAAGATCAGCGGTTGAATTTCGTGGTATTACCCAAGGCATACCAGTTTGAAGAAGTGGTTGTGAGTTCGAAAAAAAGGGATGCCAATGTGAAGAATGCACAGATGGGAAAGTTCACCCTTCCCATGGAACAGATAAAATCCATCCCGGCATTTTTGGGAGAAGTGGACCTGTTAAAGACCGTACAGTTCCTGCCCGGGGTACGAAATGCCGGCGAGGGCAGTGCCGGTATTTATGTAAGGGGTGGGGGGCCAGACCAGAACCTGATCTTACTGGATGATGCCCCGGTTTACAATACCGGCCACCTGTTTGGTTTTTTCTCCATTTTTAATGCCGATGCCATAAAGAATGTTTCCCTCATCAAAGGTGGCATGCCTGCACAATACGGGGGCCGATTATCGAGTGTGCTGGATGTTTCCATGAAAGAAGGCAATAACCAGAAACTACAGGTGGATGCCGGGCTGGGGGTGATCGCTTCCCGGTTGTCTATACAGGGCCCGCTCAAAAAGAACAGGTCATCTTTCATCCTGTCTGGCAGGCGGACATATATTGATGCGTTGGTAAAACCCTTTGTAAAAAAGACAAGCCAGTTTCATGGTTCCGGCTATTACTTCTACGACCTGAATGCCAAAGTGAATTATATTTTTTCTGAAAAGGACCGCCTGTACCTGAGTGGTTATTTTGGCCGCGATGTTTTTGATTTCGAGAACAGCAAACAAAGCCTGAAGATAAATATACCCTGGGGAAATGCCACCGGCACCCTGCGCTGGAACCATGTTTATAACCAAAAGCTTTTTGGCAATGCGACCCTGGTCTATAACGACTATAACTTCACGTTCAATGCTGCCCAGAACAGTTTTGAGTTCAAGCTGGCATCGGGTATCCGGGATATCAGCCTGAAACAGGATTTTGATCTTTATACCTATACGGGACATAAATTGAAATTCGGGGGTATCTACACATACCATAAATTCACCCCTTCGGTAGTAAGTGGTAAACAGGATTCAACGGTCTTCAAACCGAATAATGCCCAGGTAAAATATGGCCACGAAGCGGCTGTTTACCTGCAGGATGACTGGGAAGTGAATGAGCGGATAAAAGTGAATGCCGGGATACGATACAGCTGGTTTCAGCAGACAGGGCCTTATAAAATCTATACAACAGATGATAACGGGAACCGAACCGACAGTACCGTTTTTGGAAGGGGAAAAGGAGTGAAGACCTATGGCGGACTAGAGCCCAGGCTGACCATTCGTTATGCACTGAATGACGAGACATCGGTCAAGGCTTCTGTAACACGGAATCTTCAGTACATTCACCTGGTAAGCAATGCAGGCACTACATTGCCAACGGATATATGGGTGCCCAGTACTTATAGAGTAAAACCACAGATAAGCTGGTTGTATGCTGCCGGCCTGTTTAAGAACTTTAAGGACAATATGTATGAAACATCGGTTGAACTGTATTACAAACAAATGCAGAACCAGATCGAGTACGAGGAAGGGTATACGCCCAATTCGATCGATGATACAGAGAATTCTTTCACATTCGGCAAGGGCTGGAGTTACGGGGCCGAGTTTTTTGTCAATAAAACAAAAGGACGCCTTACGGGGTGGGTTGGTTATACACTCAGCTGGACATGGCGCAAATTTCCCAACCTCAACTTTGGCAATAAATACCCCGCCAAGTACGACCGGCGCAATGATATGAGCATTGTAGCCATCTATGAGATCAGTAAAAAGTGGAGACTGTCGGCTTCCTTTGTTTTTGGCAGCGGCAATGCGGCCACCCTGCCCGAACGCTTTTATATAGTAGACGGGATACTTACCCAGGAATACAGCAAGATCAATGAATACCGGTTGCCTTCTTATCACCGTCTTGATATTGCCGCGATCATGACACCAAAGAAAAATGCAAGACGCAAATGGAAAACGGAATGGGTGTTTGGTGTTTACAATGCATACAGCCGCAAAAACCCATACTTCATCTATTTTGACCAGACGGGGAGTCCCTTTAACGGAACCCTGGACATACAGGCCAAACAGGTCTCCCTGTTCCCCCTCATTCCTTCCATTACCTGGAATGTGCGGTTCTGA
- the rpmI gene encoding 50S ribosomal protein L35 has protein sequence MPKVKTNSSAKKRFKVTGTGKITFQKAFKRHILTKKSTKRKRAMRKDGVVSDANMHFVRRLLGLK, from the coding sequence ATGCCAAAGGTTAAAACCAACAGCAGCGCCAAGAAGCGCTTTAAAGTTACCGGTACCGGTAAGATCACTTTCCAGAAAGCTTTTAAACGTCACATCCTCACCAAAAAATCAACCAAGCGCAAGCGTGCTATGCGTAAAGACGGTGTGGTCAGCGACGCCAACATGCATTTTGTAAGAAGGTTACTCGGACTTAAATAA
- a CDS encoding BrxA/BrxB family bacilliredoxin has product MYPEEIVIPMKEELTENGFSELLTADAVEKALAEKGTTLVMINSVCGCSAGTARPGVLMAVSNTAKKPDQITTTFAGFDIEAVKKLREHLLPYPPSSPAIALFKDGQLVHFIERHNIEGRSARMIADNLIGAFDQYCN; this is encoded by the coding sequence ATGTACCCGGAAGAAATAGTAATACCGATGAAAGAAGAGCTGACGGAGAATGGCTTTTCTGAATTATTGACGGCCGACGCGGTAGAAAAGGCCCTTGCCGAAAAAGGAACAACCCTGGTTATGATCAATTCTGTATGCGGCTGCAGTGCCGGTACGGCCAGGCCCGGGGTTTTAATGGCTGTAAGCAATACCGCAAAAAAGCCAGACCAGATCACAACCACTTTTGCCGGCTTTGATATTGAGGCGGTAAAAAAATTAAGAGAGCACCTGTTGCCTTATCCCCCGTCATCACCTGCTATTGCCCTTTTCAAAGACGGGCAACTGGTACATTTCATCGAGCGGCATAATATAGAAGGCCGCAGTGCCCGGATGATCGCTGATAACCTGATCGGTGCTTTTGATCAATATTGCAATTAA
- a CDS encoding translation initiation factor IF-3, protein MAFPPRPRGAFNPRFRKEQQQEHRTNHMIKVPEVRLVGENVEVGVYSTQDALKIAQSQELDLVEISPGANPPVCKIIDYNKFLYEEKKKKKEMKAKSKTSEVKEIRFTPNTDDHDFEFKVKHAEKFLTDGDKVKAHVQFKGRAIMFKERGELLLLKFADRLKDVGALEGLPKMEGKRMLVMFAPKAQQKRRTSELGKLVSSEKLEPKEPK, encoded by the coding sequence ATGGCATTTCCACCAAGACCCAGGGGGGCATTCAATCCCCGTTTTAGAAAAGAACAACAACAGGAACACCGTACCAACCACATGATAAAAGTCCCCGAGGTACGGTTGGTAGGGGAAAATGTAGAAGTAGGTGTCTACTCCACCCAGGACGCATTAAAGATCGCACAATCCCAGGAACTGGACCTGGTGGAAATCTCCCCGGGCGCCAATCCGCCGGTGTGCAAGATCATTGACTATAATAAGTTTTTGTACGAGGAGAAGAAGAAGAAGAAGGAGATGAAGGCGAAATCAAAGACCAGTGAGGTTAAAGAGATACGGTTCACGCCCAATACCGATGACCATGACTTTGAGTTCAAGGTAAAGCATGCCGAAAAATTCCTGACGGATGGGGATAAAGTAAAAGCACATGTGCAGTTCAAGGGCCGTGCCATCATGTTCAAGGAAAGAGGGGAATTGTTATTGTTAAAATTTGCCGACCGTCTTAAAGATGTTGGTGCTCTGGAAGGGTTGCCAAAAATGGAAGGAAAAAGAATGCTGGTGATGTTTGCACCCAAGGCGCAGCAAAAGAGAAGGACCTCAGAACTCGGCAAACTGGTTTCCTCCGAAAAGCTTGAGCCAAAAGAACCGAAATAA
- a CDS encoding nuclear transport factor 2 family protein, which translates to MKYYVVFFLSFFLSLTVTAQTAEDSVKAVVNDLFTAMKNADPVLLKSVFADSAILQTITRNKEGKTEVKTDEVSGFIDFVGKQAKDAADERISFDVIRIDGPLAIVWTPYKFYFNGKFSHCGVNSFQLVRFNGNWKIQYLIDTRRRAGCEQ; encoded by the coding sequence ATGAAATATTATGTTGTTTTTTTTCTATCCTTTTTCTTATCTCTTACTGTAACGGCCCAGACGGCAGAAGATTCTGTTAAGGCGGTGGTCAACGATCTTTTTACTGCCATGAAGAATGCAGATCCCGTTTTGCTGAAGTCTGTCTTTGCCGACAGCGCCATTCTTCAAACCATTACACGAAACAAAGAGGGTAAAACGGAGGTGAAGACCGATGAAGTTTCCGGGTTCATTGATTTTGTCGGTAAGCAGGCAAAAGATGCCGCAGATGAGCGCATCAGTTTTGATGTGATACGGATAGATGGACCGCTTGCCATTGTATGGACGCCCTATAAATTCTATTTCAACGGGAAATTCAGCCATTGCGGGGTGAATTCTTTCCAGTTGGTACGGTTCAATGGCAACTGGAAGATCCAGTACCTGATCGATACCAGGCGAAGGGCTGGTTGTGAGCAGTAA
- a CDS encoding prolipoprotein diacylglyceryl transferase, translating to MYPNLYYAFKDWFGVEWKALYFLNTFGLMVAMGFVAAAIVLSKELQRREKLGLLHPRQEMIMVGKPASVSDLLINALVGFVFGYKLIGLFFSKPDDVNPQDYIFSGDGSVIGGLLVAIILTGLKWWDKNKQRLKEPENRNVRIWPHDRVGDIIILGLVFGIIGAKLFDNLENWDDFIKDPVGRMLSASGLTFYGGLILAAIAICWYAVKKGIKVVHLVDSAALALLIAYAVGRIGCQVAGDGDWGVYNSAYVTNEAGTVVEAGPGDFEKGLQKHSTYFLNGVAVEKNSLGQDSSVFVTDRKYGDISHVPHRSFKAPSFLPVWMVAYTYPNNVNKDGVKIAGCEGEHCRALPMPVFPTPFYETILCTLLFIILWSIRKKIKVPGVMFGIYLILNGLERFSIELIRVNNTYSLFGFHPTQAEIISICLVLAGIVLILFARQRAAKEAS from the coding sequence ATGTATCCCAATTTATATTATGCATTTAAAGACTGGTTTGGAGTGGAGTGGAAAGCCCTGTATTTTTTAAATACATTCGGGCTGATGGTTGCCATGGGCTTTGTGGCTGCCGCGATCGTTTTGAGCAAGGAATTACAGCGAAGGGAAAAACTGGGCCTGTTGCATCCCCGGCAGGAGATGATCATGGTGGGTAAGCCGGCATCCGTAAGCGACCTGCTGATAAATGCGCTGGTGGGATTTGTTTTTGGTTACAAACTGATCGGCCTGTTCTTCAGCAAACCCGATGATGTAAATCCGCAGGACTATATTTTTTCAGGCGACGGAAGTGTTATCGGCGGCTTACTGGTTGCCATTATATTGACCGGGCTGAAGTGGTGGGACAAGAACAAGCAAAGGCTGAAAGAACCGGAGAACCGCAATGTACGCATCTGGCCGCACGACAGGGTGGGAGATATAATAATACTCGGGTTGGTATTTGGCATAATCGGTGCAAAGCTTTTTGACAACCTGGAGAACTGGGATGACTTTATCAAGGATCCTGTTGGGCGCATGCTTTCAGCCAGCGGGCTTACTTTTTATGGTGGCCTGATCCTGGCAGCGATCGCCATTTGCTGGTATGCGGTTAAAAAGGGGATAAAGGTTGTACACCTTGTAGACTCGGCAGCATTGGCCCTGTTGATTGCTTACGCAGTTGGCCGTATTGGCTGCCAGGTGGCAGGTGATGGTGATTGGGGTGTTTATAACAGCGCTTATGTTACAAATGAAGCCGGTACTGTGGTGGAAGCAGGACCAGGTGATTTTGAAAAAGGACTTCAGAAGCATTCGACCTATTTTCTGAATGGAGTGGCGGTGGAGAAGAATTCCCTTGGACAGGATAGTTCGGTGTTTGTGACCGACCGGAAATACGGGGATATCAGCCATGTTCCTCACCGGTCTTTTAAAGCTCCTTCCTTCTTACCCGTATGGATGGTTGCTTATACCTATCCCAACAATGTGAATAAGGACGGGGTAAAGATCGCCGGTTGTGAGGGTGAACATTGCCGGGCCTTGCCCATGCCTGTTTTTCCAACTCCGTTTTACGAGACCATACTATGTACACTCCTCTTTATTATTTTATGGAGCATTCGGAAAAAGATAAAAGTACCTGGTGTAATGTTTGGTATATATCTCATTTTGAATGGATTAGAAAGATTCTCTATCGAATTGATACGTGTTAATAACACATACAGCTTATTTGGCTTTCACCCTACCCAGGCCGAGATCATATCCATTTGCCTCGTATTGGCGGGTATCGTTTTGATCCTGTTTGCCAGGCAGCGGGCAGCAAAAGAGGCTTCCTGA
- a CDS encoding arginine decarboxylase, with translation MDNTYTDLVHQTFNFPQEDFKVKNDYLQYNDLDIKALIDKYGTPLKLTYLPKIGNQINKAKRMFAAAFKKYKYEGEYNYCYCTKSSHFSFIVEEALKNDIHLETSFAYDIEIIKKLYAKRKINKDIYIICNGYKQKSYTSRIAGLLNSGFKNVIPILDNVDELRAYIKSVKVPFNLGIRVAAEEEPSFPFYTSRLGIRAKDILEFYVDKIEGNEHRFQLKMLHIFLNKGIKDDIYYWSELNKVINLYCQLKKICPELDSINIGGGFPIKHSLGFDYNYQFMINEIVRNIKVACKKSKVPMPNIFTEFGSYTVGESMAHIYSVIGQKMQNDRETWYMIDSSFITTLPDTWGIGEKFLMLPINKWDNEYHRVVLGGITCDSHDYYDSEEHINEVFLPKISNGEPLYVGFFHTGAYQDQISGYGGIKHCLIPSPKHIIVGYDKNGKLTDWVYAKEQTAQSMMKILGYK, from the coding sequence ATGGATAATACCTATACCGACCTGGTGCACCAGACCTTTAATTTTCCGCAGGAAGACTTTAAAGTAAAAAACGATTACCTGCAGTATAACGACCTTGACATAAAAGCCCTGATCGACAAGTATGGCACTCCATTGAAACTCACCTACCTGCCGAAAATAGGTAACCAGATAAACAAGGCCAAGCGGATGTTTGCGGCCGCATTCAAGAAGTATAAATATGAAGGGGAATACAATTACTGTTACTGCACCAAAAGTTCGCACTTCTCTTTCATTGTGGAAGAGGCGCTGAAAAATGATATTCACCTGGAAACATCCTTTGCCTATGATATCGAGATCATCAAGAAGCTGTATGCAAAAAGAAAGATCAACAAGGATATCTATATCATCTGCAACGGGTACAAGCAAAAGTCATACACCAGCCGGATCGCCGGTTTGCTGAACAGCGGGTTCAAAAACGTGATCCCCATACTGGATAACGTGGATGAGTTAAGGGCCTATATCAAATCCGTGAAGGTTCCCTTCAACCTGGGTATCCGGGTGGCGGCGGAAGAAGAACCGAGTTTCCCTTTTTATACGTCCCGTTTGGGTATCCGTGCCAAAGACATCCTGGAGTTTTATGTTGATAAGATCGAAGGAAATGAACACCGTTTCCAGTTGAAGATGCTGCATATATTTTTGAACAAAGGCATCAAGGATGATATCTATTACTGGAGTGAACTCAATAAAGTGATCAACCTCTATTGCCAGTTGAAGAAGATCTGCCCTGAACTGGACTCCATAAATATCGGTGGCGGCTTCCCCATCAAGCACTCATTGGGTTTTGACTACAACTACCAGTTCATGATCAATGAGATCGTCCGGAACATAAAAGTGGCCTGCAAAAAAAGCAAAGTGCCCATGCCGAATATTTTTACGGAATTCGGAAGTTACACTGTGGGAGAGAGCATGGCACATATCTACAGTGTGATCGGCCAGAAAATGCAGAACGACCGGGAAACCTGGTACATGATCGATTCTTCCTTCATTACTACCTTGCCCGATACATGGGGTATTGGTGAGAAGTTCCTGATGCTGCCGATAAACAAATGGGACAATGAATATCACCGGGTGGTATTGGGGGGCATCACCTGCGACAGCCATGATTATTACGACAGTGAAGAACACATCAATGAGGTATTCCTGCCAAAGATCAGTAACGGGGAGCCGCTATACGTCGGCTTCTTCCATACAGGCGCGTACCAGGACCAGATAAGCGGGTATGGCGGCATCAAGCATTGCCTGATCCCTTCACCCAAGCATATCATTGTGGGGTATGATAAGAACGGGAAACTGACGGATTGGGTTTATGCAAAGGAACAGACTGCCCAGAGTATGATGAAAATACTGGGATATAAATAA